From a single Mycolicibacterium moriokaense genomic region:
- a CDS encoding acetyl-CoA C-acetyltransferase: protein MSEEAFIYEAIRTPRGKNRGGALNEVKPVNLVVGLIDELRSRFPDLDETLISDLILGCVSPVGDQGGDIARTAGLVANLPETTGGFQLNRFCASGLEAVNLAAQKVRSGWDDLVIAGGVESMSRVPMGSDGGAWAGDPETNYRIGFVPQGIGADLIATFEGFSREDVDRYALRSQEKAAAAWSGGYFAKSVVPVRDQNGLVILDHDEHMRPDTTLESLAKLKPAFADLGAMGGFDDVALQKYHFVEKIDHVHTGGNSSGIVDGAALVLIGSEQAGKSQGLTPRARVVATATSGADPVIMLTGPTPATKKVLDRAGLTVDDIDLFELNEAFASVVLKFQKDLNIPDEKLNVNGGAIAMGHPLGATGAMITGTMVDELERRGAKRALITLCIGGGMGVATIIERV, encoded by the coding sequence ATGTCTGAAGAAGCCTTCATCTACGAGGCCATCCGTACACCTCGCGGCAAGAACCGGGGCGGCGCCCTCAACGAGGTCAAGCCGGTCAACCTGGTTGTCGGCCTGATCGACGAACTGCGCAGCCGCTTCCCCGACCTGGACGAGACGCTGATCAGCGATCTGATCCTAGGGTGCGTGTCCCCCGTCGGCGACCAGGGCGGCGACATCGCCCGCACCGCGGGGCTGGTGGCCAACCTGCCGGAGACCACCGGCGGATTCCAGCTCAACCGCTTCTGCGCCTCGGGCCTGGAGGCCGTGAACCTCGCCGCGCAGAAGGTCCGCTCCGGCTGGGACGACCTGGTGATCGCCGGTGGCGTCGAGTCGATGAGCCGCGTTCCGATGGGCTCCGACGGTGGCGCCTGGGCCGGTGACCCCGAGACCAACTACCGCATCGGCTTCGTGCCGCAGGGCATCGGCGCCGACCTGATCGCGACCTTCGAGGGCTTCTCCCGCGAGGACGTCGACCGCTACGCGCTGCGCAGCCAGGAGAAGGCGGCCGCGGCGTGGTCGGGCGGCTACTTCGCGAAGTCCGTCGTGCCGGTCCGCGACCAGAACGGTCTGGTCATCCTCGACCACGACGAGCACATGCGCCCGGACACCACACTGGAGAGCCTGGCCAAGCTGAAGCCGGCGTTCGCCGACCTCGGCGCGATGGGCGGCTTCGACGACGTGGCGCTGCAGAAGTACCACTTCGTCGAGAAGATCGACCACGTCCACACCGGCGGCAACAGCTCGGGCATCGTCGACGGCGCCGCGCTGGTGCTCATCGGCAGTGAACAGGCAGGCAAGTCGCAGGGCCTGACCCCGCGCGCCCGCGTCGTGGCGACCGCCACCAGCGGTGCGGATCCGGTCATCATGCTGACCGGCCCGACGCCTGCCACGAAGAAGGTGCTCGACCGTGCGGGCCTGACGGTCGACGACATCGACCTGTTCGAGCTGAACGAGGCGTTCGCCTCGGTGGTGCTGAAGTTCCAGAAGGATCTGAACATCCCCGACGAGAAGCTCAACGTCAACGGTGGCGCCATCGCGATGGGTCATCCGCTGGGCGCCACCGGCGCCATGATCACCGGAACCATGGTCGACGAGCTCGAGCGGCGCGGCGCCAAGCGTGCGCTGATCACGCTGTGCATCGGCGGCGGCATGGGTGTGGCCACCATCATCGAGCGCGTCTGA